In Lathyrus oleraceus cultivar Zhongwan6 chromosome 2, CAAS_Psat_ZW6_1.0, whole genome shotgun sequence, the DNA window GGAAGATTACAAATAAATAACAAGAACAAAAACACACCAACTTTCGAGAGCTCGATCCTCCCCCCCTTCACAAATGTTTGAGAATTAAGTCTCTTGCACTAACTACTCAATAACTCTAAGATAATAAACATTCCCTTGTCTTCTTCTTTTTATTCTAAACATAAACACCCAAAATTAATAAAACATAACTACTCCTAATAATATTATAACTGTAACTAAATTTCTCCAAAAGTATATATATAATAACTGCCACTTAAAAACATAGCTGCTACAAAATTGACCAGAGCTAGTTTTCCTTAATGAGGGGTCTAACAATACTCCCACCTAAAGATTCACCAGGGCCTCATAACTTGAAGTACAATGACAGAGCACGGTGTAAAACAAGAGAACTTATGCCTGGATTGTATACTCTGCTTTTGGTGACATTTTTGAGCAAATTACAAatgatgattgttgttgtagTATCCACAACAGTACCCCTTATCCTTGACCACAAGCTAATTTGCACAAATCTGCTTTGCTCTCCTGTAGTGTTTCCACAATCATCACAAGGTCATTTTCTACCCCTCTAACTATTTGCCCCCACCTTTCTATTATGCTATATCATCGTTTTTTTTAAACTAGAAATCCATAGAAAAGGCAAAAGAACAAGAACACAAGGGGGACCAAACCCCTTAAGGAGAGAGTCTAAGCCTTGGGGTACCAAGCTTGTCTAACAAAAAATCTTTTGCTACATCCCTATGCACAAGATTAAACCAAGAAAAAGATCTAGAATGAAAACCAATGTTAGCTAGAGTGGCCGCACAAGCATTGCCTTCCCTATAGATGCGGGAAACCAATAGAGTGAGAGATAGCCAAGCAATTTATAGCCAAGCTATATTCGTTGGATTTATATTCGCTTGGCTAATGTCTTGCGATTGAACATCCAGTGAACCTCGAGCCGTTAACAACTTTGATTCAATtacagggacatcttcttcatCAGAAGATATAGGCAATATGTCACGACATTCCAGCTTAAAACGCCAAATAAACGCAAGGCAAAATGTATGCCAACTAAAGTGTTGAAGGCGTCGATTCCACATGTGCAACCATTGGCGAGCACAACCTTTGAGTAACTTCAACGTCTCTGTGAGTTTCTCCTCCTATAGTGTTTCCCACTTTTCATAATATTTCTCAATGCATAGTGCCCACCAGTATACATCTTCCTCACAATCAAACACTCGAAACTCTATTTCCGACACTTCCCCTATTTATTCTAAACATAAACACACAGAATTAATAAAACATAACGGCTCctaataatataataaatatCACTAAACTGCTCCGAAAAGTATAATAACTGCCACTTAAAAACATTACTGCTACAAAACTGACCAAAGTCAGTTTTCATTAATGAGAGATTTAACAGAATACCAAGTAAAGCAATCTGACTTCTGAGGTATCGTTACAACTATGATATAGAGCAGTATACTTTTAGCTTTATAAACCACAAGCCAATTAGAGTAGATGCTAGCACCATCAAAAGCAACCATGCACTTTTAACTCCACATTTTTACTTATCATAAGAAATAGGCCTCACTTTTATGCTTTCCGCAACTTTTACCTTTAAACCTATAAAAATCCGTAATAATATTCTCATCCTCATATCTTTCAATAGACTAACTTAATCTCTTCAAACCGCAGTTCATCTATATTTACCAAGTTCATTCCTTTTGCCATCAATAACCCTAAATCCCACCACCATAAAAACAGAATGAagttgctccggcatttttcatAGACTATGCTTTGGAAAAAGGGATGAAGGGAGGAGAGTAGGGAAGAAGCAACATTCTGGTGTTTAGAAGATCTATTGAACAAGGGAAATGGATTAGTTGGAATTTAATAGCCCTCTAAAAACCTTGTTTTCTGATATGTCCTTTCTATATTGTCCAACTATTTACGAATCTGTTGGGTCAAATAAGATACTATGAATTAAAAGTGAATGTGATTACAATTGTGACCTATGAAACCCGGACACGGACACGAGGATCCCGTTAATGTACAAATCATAGGATACGGACACGGCTATATATgttttatatattaatataataatgCAATTTATGGATAAAATTTATAAAGTGTTTAAAAAGAGAAGCAAAATTTATGTTTATTTAAgataaaacaataaaaaattcTTTCAACACTttccaacaaatttcaaacaTGATAATTGATATTCATAGATTCCTTATGAAAACCGAAACAATGATGTGCAAAGATGAAAATAATCGGAGAAGATAAAAGAATTTTGTGGAGACAAAAGCAGTGAAAGTGAAATATAAAAAATAAGGAATCATAATTGTGTTGTTTTTATAGTAAAAAAGTGGAATATGAAAGctaaaaaatttatttattttttaaatattgaAAAGTTTTGAGTTGGGCTTTTTTTTTTATAAACTAATTCTGGAATTTGCTGAATTGGACCGTGTCCTTTATTTGAAATAAGATATCATATATGTGTCCGCAACAATTAAATGTCTTTTTCTCGTTGGACACTTCAAAAACATGTCTGATACGTGTCGTACGCGTGTCGGTGTCCGACACGTGTCCGATACGGCGACACGCCGTGTAAATGGCGTGTCGGAGTTTCATAGATAGTGACAAAATCTCTTATGTTTGAAAAAAAGAGATATCTCAAAGGCGTTTTATCCTTAAATCTTCAAAGCTTGGAGTGAAATTTTACATTGGGAACTCTTTTTGTTAACTTTCCCCTTACTGCCCAAACCATCCTCTCTTTCCTTATTTatataacaattttttttatcaaaattaaCAAAAACATCAGTTAAGCTACCAGTACACCTATTTATTGCCACTTCGATATTTTTGGTTTTCTCGAATTCATATAGAACTCCTGTGGTCATACTAGCTATGTAGCTTACATATCATCATAATTCACCCTTTGCCCTCTTTTGCAGGGTTTGTTTTTGGTGTTTTGGGGGAGGGACCCTCAGAACATGCATATGCAATTGAATAGCCAGGAATGTAGCATATCATGATATACTTATATATAGAAAGATGATAAACATTGTTAGGCATCTGCTAAGGTATGTTAAGAATGTGTGATTtggcctaactcaaccctacaaaaccggttggtagagtgaggactgcccccacttataaacacatgttcaggccatatattgtccgatgtgggactctttaacacaccccctcacgcccaggactggacatctggagcgtggaaataaatggtgggtggcccgatagcggaaaccatagtaggtggcccaccggatcttaaaccaggctctgataccatgttgaattaggagagactaagagacatttagGTTAAACCGTGTGTTTTAAAAGCACtacggagactttattatatatagagagattacaactaattacatgatatagtcgatgtgggactattctatatacaaatattctAACACTATgtatttacaaatatcaacagTATTTATTCAGAAAAATAACCTGAGGGCTAGATTTGGTAAAGAATGATCATTTCCAGTTTCAACACATGAAATTGGAAATGATGACACTGCTCCATTTTTTGTAGACTCCTCGAATATGATATTTATGCCATCTATAAATATCATAATATCTGGAGCATGTGCAGGAGCAACGTTCTGGAGAACAAATTAAAAACTGTTGATAAAgaagaacagagaaacaagtgATAGTAGACAGGCAGAAAAGAGAAGCATAAAATAATACTACTATATAACAGTATAAAAAGTAACAGTCATATAATTTGATTTGTGAAATCATAGTTCAAACCTTTATCTGAACACAAAGAAGATCCTCTGAATTAAAGTCAGCAGCAAAAGAATGAATCTCTACAGGTTGAATTATTTCAAGTTTCCTTCTCCATCTTCTACCAGGTATATAGACGCCTTCTAATCCACAACAAACAGAAAACCTGTCTCGCTCCAATGAGACACCTCGAAAAGATAGAAGTTCTTCCACCCCAGTTTTTTTCCAAAAATAACTTTGAGATGAAACTTGATCCCAATCCTCTAGGTCAAAGTTTGGCTTAGAACTAGCTGTTTTAACAGGAGCACTGGGTGTGTTTGTAGTTTGCGGTAATGATGACATGGAGTAACTTCGGAAATTTCCAAAAGGAAATAACGGAGAGCCAGTTGGTGCTGATAACTTGGACCTATGAGAATTGCTACCAATTCCTGAATTTGAAGTTAAATGATGATGAGATTCTGGGCGTGTAGGAGGCCTCACATTTTCCAATGGAAGTATCCAATTTAACAGCTCTGCACATTGATCTTGATTTGTACAAACTTCATTCACCTGACTGTCGGGAGACAACGTTCTCTCCTGACACTTTTCAAATTGGAGAATTTCTATACAAGGGTCTTTAAGAAAATTTACACTAACATTCGCGTGTAAAAGAACCTGCATCCTTGCAAACAGGAAAATTTAATTAGATCAGGAATCAGAGTAATTGAGATGACTCTATCATAATTAAGAGATTCTGCATATTGAAGGCTAAAAACACCTCAAGAGTTGAGATATATCATGTAGTTACATAGaaagcattttatgatcaattAAGATTTTCCAGCAAATTTTCATGAATGATACCAGCGGCGTTAAAGAGGCAACACAAACACCACAAGAAGaaatataaaatttaataaatCCATAAGTTCAATAAAACAAGATACCGGCGTGATAGCATGCAAAAGAGAAGTCTGGGGCAAAGCAAAAAATTCTTCGTTCTAAAAAATATGGTCTAGACAAGCTATATTGCAGGCCCAATTATCATCATATCCATAAAGAAATTTTATGCGACAAATGCACCATATAAAATTATTATAATGCTGTTACACCATGAATAAAAGCAGAACATACAGTAAAGTTATTGCATAATCTCATATAGATGCACTAAAATTTACAGATTTACTGAAAGATTCACCACAAGTTTCACTAGCATCGTATCAGGATGAACTAGAGAATTGAACTGTAAATTCCCAAGTCTTGATCCAGTAAAAGATACTTCTACATAAAGACAGAGTAGAATCTGAATAATAATTCTATGGAAAAAGGTTTCATTACCAAGAAGAGGAAAACTACATCTGGTACGACGACGAGATATCTTTCAAAAGAAAAACTATATAGTATATACAAGAAAAAGATGTAAGAAAAAATGATGTGCAATCTGCATGTCAGTTAGGACAACCCCCTTGAAAAAATTATGAGCTGAGCACCAAAGAGAATCCATAAACCTAGTAATATCCAATAACAAGTTTAGTAGCAGCCCCCTGGATATTTGGACCATCTAATCAGAGACTGACAAGACAGAGGAAGACAATGTCTTTGGGCATGAAAAAAATATTGGCCCTAAATAGAGGCCCCTCATCTCAATAGGACATCGTGATTCGTGTCTATCTCACTGCAGTCATGTTTGCAAGGGGGCGTGCATGTATTAAGAAAAAACTAAAATATATTTTAAAGTTAATTTGtttaagaaaaaaaaattaacaatAATTTTTACTTATCTATAAtgaagaaactacaaaagaaaaaaaattgataaTAGTTATTTGAAAAAGTTGAGTTTGGCAACACTTCGACAAATCAACTCATGACTAATTGACTCTATATTAAATAGATTAACGtcttttttaatttttatatctCCTTAGTCAAATGAATTTGTTTGATGTAGCTATATCTATATTATAAGATAGTTAAATATAAAAATACACTTACATTTTTTTAGATGTAAATTATACATGTTAAAAACAATCTCTTCTTTTTGGGGTAGCCAAAGCTCTGCCCTCTGATGGCATTGCCATCTGAAAATAAATTTTAAGGTCCAAACAAACAAAATTTCTGTCTCTCTACCAACTTTAAAGAAATTAATTGCATGCACGTAGTTTCCAAAAGTTGCGATACATACCACTATGTCTCCATTAGGTAAAGCAAAACACTTGACAGAATTTCTCGCCGTTCCGCCACAAACAGTTGCATCAAAATTCCCTTTATCAATAACTGTACCAATGGAAGGAAGTGCGTCCTCTGTAGTTTTAATTGTTGGTGCCTTATGACTATTTACTTCAGAAGAACTGGAAAAAAATTCTACAGAGCTTCTTTTGGACCAAAGGGGCTCATTGGACTCAGAAATCCTCACAAAGAAGTgagaattttcaaatttttgcaaCAGCAATGCAGTTTGTCTATTGTGAACCTCCATGTGAAGAAGGGAGTCACCATCCAAAATATGTTCCGGCTGCTCTTCACCACTGGTACTCAATTCTTCTTCTCCAGATACTAAAGTATTTCTGTTTTCAATGCTTCCACTTTCTTTCTCAGGGCTTTGACCTTGGCCATTCTTACTTGTCATTGCAGCAACTTCAAATGGAGTGGTAATCTGTGTATCCTGCTTACATGCAGACAAGCATGCCAAGATATGAACTTGTTCACCTGAATTATTGGTATAAATTAGGTCCGCTCAACTTTTTTTGGAAGCCAGCTGACCAAATCACATATGCTTCAACTGATATTTGCATATTTAAAGAATGAATCAATCTAATACCCGGGAAAAGAAAGGAACGGTCAAGAGAGCGCAATGATTGTATATCTGGCTCATGATTCCAGTTTTCAGGAAGTTCCCCTACAAAATAGAATAAGATGTATCACGTTATATATTATATATGCAGAGCAACCAGGCACCTAACATAACATCACATAAAATTCTTGGAAAAGAAAATGTTTTGCTTAATTCTACCATTGACCTAAATGCCAACAAAAGTCATGCCATGATTATAATTCCATTCCTGTGCTAAGCAAATAACAATCCAAATTAAGAAATTGCCTCAAGACCTAGAAAGGAAGAGACAATCGAAACAAGCCAACTTCCCCCAACCATTACTATTGAAAAGCTCAACATATAGCCTATATAGATATCAATTCAATTCCCCATTTATCAAGTAACTCAACAATGTTCCCCACATTATGAAGAACAAGTCTCTTTCGCTAGACATAACCAAAGCTGGTTCACACATAAGTTTTTCACTAAAACCCATACCAGGTTTATAGCACCTGCATCCCTTATCGACCACTTCATTGCAATTAAAAGATTATGCATTTACAATAGGCTCACCTCACGCCGTTAACATGTAAGAGAACAACCACTTCATTGCAATAAATCAGCAGTTGATTATTACGCGCAAATGACATGGATAATAAATCATATAAGTTTCAAATTTCAATTTTGTTGCTTTATTTTCATCAACTATCAATAACATTACTAGTAAACAAATTGCTCCACTAGCTAAATCCTTCAAACATAAATTAGCCCTAACAAACAGAAAAATGATTGATGAAGCAAACACATACTGCACGGAATGGTGATCCATCCTTCTTCTTCAGAAACATCAATGTGCTTATCAACAACCGCCGGCAAATCGCGATGATTCGAATTCAATTCAACATCACAATCGTACCGCGAATAAGGAACATCAGATTTATGAGCCTCGTAAGAAGATCCAGCGGATGCTGACCGGTGATGAACATCGACGCGAGGTTCTGGAATCGGAGTGCGTTCTGAGTACACGCTCGTTGTAGAACGTATCAGAAAATTCATTGTGCCTGTTACGAAAGATTTGAAGAAAATTGGAAAATGGAATTCGTCTGCGAAATTGAACTATTCGGAACGAACAGAAACTGGATTG includes these proteins:
- the LOC127119574 gene encoding uncharacterized protein LOC127119574 isoform X2; its protein translation is MFLKKKDGSPFRAGNFLKTGIMSQIYNHCALLTVPFFSRDTQITTPFEVAAMTSKNGQGQSPEKESGSIENRNTLVSGEEELSTSGEEQPEHILDGDSLLHMEVHNRQTALLLQKFENSHFFVRISESNEPLWSKRSSVEFFSSSSEVNSHKAPTIKTTEDALPSIGTVIDKGNFDATVCGGTARNSVKCFALPNGDIVVLLHANVSVNFLKDPCIEILQFEKCQERTLSPDSQVNEVCTNQDQCAELLNWILPLENVRPPTRPESHHHLTSNSGIGSNSHRSKLSAPTGSPLFPFGNFRSYSMSSLPQTTNTPSAPVKTASSKPNFDLEDWDQVSSQSYFWKKTGVEELLSFRGVSLERDRFSVCCGLEGVYIPGRRWRRKLEIIQPVEIHSFAADFNSEDLLCVQIKNVAPAHAPDIMIFIDGINIIFEESTKNGAVSSFPISCVETGNDHSLPNLALRRGEEHSFILKPETSTLKSLKAQDDRNSRLSKLPYGNKTSTLSLDQYAIMVSCRCNYTSSRLFFKQPTSWRPRNSRDIMISIASQMSGKPPGAYERTYRLPVQILTLQASNLTSEDLTLTVLAPASFTSPPSVVSLNSPTTPKSPFIGFAEFLARTNGERSIGARWKKSFNSIMKKKVERSFDVKAQTVSLSDDVIPSSGISCTHLWLQSRVPLGCIPSKSVVTLKLELLPLTDGIITLDSLQIDVKEKGVAYMPECSMKINSTSSICKGLM
- the LOC127119574 gene encoding uncharacterized protein LOC127119574 isoform X3: MNFLIRSTTSVYSERTPIPEPRVDVHHRSASAGSSYEAHKSDVPYSRYDCDVELNSNHRDLPAVVDKHIDVSEEEGWITIPCRELPENWNHEPDIQSLRSLDRSFLFPGEQVHILACLSACKQDTQITTPFEVAAMTSKNGQGQSPEKESGSIENRNTLVSGEEELSTSGEEQPEHILDGDSLLHMEVHNRQTALLLQKFENSHFFVRISESNEPLWSKRSSVEFFSSSSEVNSHKAPTIKTTEDALPSIGTVIDKGNFDATVCGGTARNSVKCFALPNGDIVVLLHANVSVNFLKDPCIEILQFEKCQERTLSPDSQVNEVCTNQDQCAELLNWILPLENVRPPTRPESHHHLTSNSGIGSNSHRSKLSAPTGSPLFPFGNFRSYSMSSLPQTTNTPSAPVKTASSKPNFDLEDWDQVSSQSYFWKKTGVEELLSFRGVSLERDRFSVCCGLEGVYIPGRRWRRKLEIIQPVEIHSFAADFNSEDLLCVQIKNVAPAHAPDIMIFIDGINIIFEESTKNGAVSSFPISCVETGNDHSLPNLALRRGEEHSFILKPETSTLKSLKAQDDRNSRLSKLPYGNKTSTLSLDQYAIMVSCRCNYTSSRLFFKQPTSWRPRNSRDIMISIASQMSGKPPGAYERTYRLPVQVNICLILVCWNLT
- the LOC127119574 gene encoding uncharacterized protein LOC127119574 isoform X1; amino-acid sequence: MNFLIRSTTSVYSERTPIPEPRVDVHHRSASAGSSYEAHKSDVPYSRYDCDVELNSNHRDLPAVVDKHIDVSEEEGWITIPCRELPENWNHEPDIQSLRSLDRSFLFPGEQVHILACLSACKQDTQITTPFEVAAMTSKNGQGQSPEKESGSIENRNTLVSGEEELSTSGEEQPEHILDGDSLLHMEVHNRQTALLLQKFENSHFFVRISESNEPLWSKRSSVEFFSSSSEVNSHKAPTIKTTEDALPSIGTVIDKGNFDATVCGGTARNSVKCFALPNGDIVVLLHANVSVNFLKDPCIEILQFEKCQERTLSPDSQVNEVCTNQDQCAELLNWILPLENVRPPTRPESHHHLTSNSGIGSNSHRSKLSAPTGSPLFPFGNFRSYSMSSLPQTTNTPSAPVKTASSKPNFDLEDWDQVSSQSYFWKKTGVEELLSFRGVSLERDRFSVCCGLEGVYIPGRRWRRKLEIIQPVEIHSFAADFNSEDLLCVQIKNVAPAHAPDIMIFIDGINIIFEESTKNGAVSSFPISCVETGNDHSLPNLALRRGEEHSFILKPETSTLKSLKAQDDRNSRLSKLPYGNKTSTLSLDQYAIMVSCRCNYTSSRLFFKQPTSWRPRNSRDIMISIASQMSGKPPGAYERTYRLPVQILTLQASNLTSEDLTLTVLAPASFTSPPSVVSLNSPTTPKSPFIGFAEFLARTNGERSIGARWKKSFNSIMKKKVERSFDVKAQTVSLSDDVIPSSGISCTHLWLQSRVPLGCIPSKSVVTLKLELLPLTDGIITLDSLQIDVKEKGVAYMPECSMKINSTSSICKGLM